A stretch of Geomonas oryzisoli DNA encodes these proteins:
- a CDS encoding ABC transporter ATP-binding protein, translated as MLKVENVSVNYGAIKALQNVSFQINQGEIVALIGANGAGKTTILNTISNIVPSVGGKITYLDKEITKLPPHEIVKLGISQVPEGRRVFAKMSVLENLEMGAYTRSDNEVASDMEKIFQRFPRLNERKKQPAKTLSGGEQQMLAMGRALMSRPKLLLLDEPSMGLAPMLVEQIFQIIQEINASGTTILLVEQNANMALSIAHRAYVLETGEVVLQGDAKELASNPEVRKAYLGE; from the coding sequence ATGCTTAAGGTAGAGAATGTCAGCGTGAACTACGGTGCCATCAAGGCGCTGCAAAACGTTTCCTTCCAGATCAACCAGGGTGAGATCGTGGCGCTCATCGGCGCCAACGGCGCGGGTAAGACCACCATCCTGAACACCATCTCCAACATCGTTCCGTCGGTCGGCGGCAAGATCACCTACCTCGACAAGGAGATCACCAAGCTTCCGCCGCACGAGATCGTCAAGCTGGGCATCTCCCAGGTCCCCGAGGGGCGCCGCGTCTTCGCCAAGATGAGCGTGCTCGAGAACCTGGAGATGGGCGCCTACACGAGAAGCGACAACGAGGTCGCCTCCGACATGGAGAAGATTTTCCAGCGTTTCCCGCGCCTGAATGAGCGCAAGAAGCAGCCCGCCAAGACCCTTTCCGGCGGCGAGCAGCAGATGCTGGCCATGGGCCGGGCGCTCATGTCCCGCCCGAAACTGCTTCTTCTGGACGAGCCCTCCATGGGCCTCGCCCCGATGCTGGTCGAGCAGATCTTCCAGATCATCCAGGAGATCAACGCCAGCGGCACCACCATCCTCCTGGTCGAGCAGAACGCCAACATGGCGCTCTCCATCGCCCACCGCGCCTACGTCCTCGAGACCGGCGAGGTGGTTCTGCAGGGCGACGCCAAGGAACTCGCGTCCAACCCCGAAGTGAGAAAGGCATACCTGGGAGAGTAG
- a CDS encoding YbaK/EbsC family protein, producing the protein MDSALSASAKRVQDALNGFGIDCRVKEMGESTRTAVDAANAVGCEVGQIVKSLVFRGKESGNAVFVVASGANMVNEKALAALVGEKIERATPDFVREQTGYAIGGVSPVGHPAPLSTFIDEDLLGYTELWAAAGTPNAVFALTPDQLCQITSGQVAAIKK; encoded by the coding sequence ATGGATTCAGCATTGAGTGCAAGCGCGAAACGGGTACAGGATGCACTGAACGGGTTCGGTATCGATTGTCGGGTCAAGGAAATGGGTGAAAGCACCCGCACCGCCGTCGATGCGGCCAACGCCGTGGGGTGCGAGGTCGGGCAGATCGTGAAGTCGCTGGTGTTCCGCGGCAAGGAAAGCGGCAACGCGGTGTTCGTCGTGGCAAGCGGCGCCAACATGGTCAACGAGAAGGCGCTGGCAGCCCTGGTGGGCGAGAAGATAGAGCGGGCGACGCCCGATTTCGTGCGCGAGCAGACGGGATATGCCATCGGCGGGGTTTCGCCGGTCGGGCATCCGGCGCCGCTGTCCACCTTCATCGACGAAGACCTGCTCGGCTACACGGAGTTGTGGGCTGCCGCCGGGACCCCCAACGCCGTATTCGCGTTGACCCCGGACCAGCTCTGCCAGATCACCTCGGGGCAGGTTGCCGCCATAAAGAAGTAG
- a CDS encoding sodium-dependent transporter, with amino-acid sequence MQNVTVTKARDSFTTGLGVIAATLGSAVGLGNIWKFPALTGLNGGAAFIIVYLLSTLMAGLVVMVAELMLGRRSKSDALTTFKVLHPKNESWALIGAAGVLSAFLILAFYTEVAGWVFAYIFKAASGSILSADPKVTSAGFEKLITDPVQSVFWQCLVLVFVGAIIIAGVSKGIEKTTKRLMPVLFLILVMIGVRSLMLPGAAAGLEFLFRPDFSKVTGSVVLTAMGLAFFKLSVGMGTMITYGSYFRDDQNIPMTALRVMLADLTVSILAGIAIFPAVFTYGFKPEAGPSLLFITIPAVFSQMPFGNVFVVLFFVLGAIAATGAMLSILEVPVAYLHQRFGVSRFKSTVLTVVLLALIGSTAALSNSTLANFKLFGMTMFDLYDFVTSNFLMPVGGLFICLFVGWVWGEEKVRAALSNDGQLKNGAIISIFLFLVKYVAPITITVILLRGLKVI; translated from the coding sequence ATGCAAAACGTAACAGTAACCAAGGCACGGGACAGTTTCACCACGGGTTTAGGAGTCATCGCCGCAACGCTCGGTTCGGCGGTAGGATTGGGCAACATCTGGAAATTCCCCGCGCTGACCGGCCTTAACGGCGGGGCCGCGTTCATCATCGTCTACCTGCTGTCGACCCTGATGGCCGGCCTCGTGGTCATGGTCGCCGAGCTCATGCTGGGCCGTCGCTCCAAGTCCGACGCGCTCACGACCTTCAAAGTGCTGCACCCCAAGAACGAAAGCTGGGCCCTCATCGGCGCGGCCGGTGTGCTTTCGGCCTTCCTGATCCTCGCCTTCTACACCGAGGTGGCAGGCTGGGTCTTCGCCTACATCTTCAAAGCCGCTTCCGGCAGCATCCTCTCCGCCGATCCCAAGGTCACCTCTGCCGGCTTCGAAAAGCTGATCACCGATCCGGTGCAGTCCGTATTCTGGCAGTGTCTGGTGCTCGTCTTCGTGGGCGCCATCATCATCGCCGGCGTCTCCAAGGGAATCGAGAAGACCACCAAGCGCCTCATGCCGGTGCTGTTCCTGATCCTGGTCATGATCGGCGTCAGGAGCCTCATGCTCCCCGGCGCGGCCGCCGGTCTCGAATTCCTGTTCCGCCCGGACTTCTCCAAGGTGACCGGGTCTGTCGTCCTGACCGCCATGGGGCTCGCCTTTTTCAAGCTCTCCGTCGGCATGGGGACCATGATCACCTACGGCAGCTATTTCCGCGATGACCAGAATATCCCGATGACCGCGCTGCGCGTCATGCTCGCCGACCTGACCGTTTCCATCCTGGCGGGCATCGCCATCTTCCCGGCCGTGTTCACCTACGGCTTCAAACCGGAGGCGGGTCCGTCGCTGCTGTTCATTACCATCCCGGCCGTTTTCTCGCAGATGCCGTTCGGCAATGTCTTCGTGGTGCTCTTCTTCGTGCTCGGTGCCATCGCCGCCACCGGCGCCATGCTTTCTATCCTCGAGGTGCCGGTAGCCTACCTGCACCAGCGCTTCGGTGTATCCCGATTCAAGTCGACCGTTTTGACCGTGGTCCTCCTGGCCCTGATCGGTTCCACCGCGGCGCTTTCCAACAGCACGCTGGCCAACTTCAAGCTGTTCGGTATGACCATGTTCGACCTCTACGACTTCGTGACCTCGAACTTCCTGATGCCGGTGGGCGGTCTGTTCATCTGCCTCTTTGTCGGTTGGGTCTGGGGCGAGGAAAAGGTGAGGGCGGCTCTCTCCAACGACGGCCAGTTGAAGAATGGCGCCATCATCAGCATCTTCCTGTTCCTGGTGAAGTACGTTGCCCCCATCACCATCACCGTAATCCTGCTGCGCGGGCTTAAAGTTATCTAG
- a CDS encoding branched-chain amino acid ABC transporter permease: MADFLNSLVGSIDPYMLQILVNVGIAIVLALGLNVITGLTGQLSLGHAAFMSIGAFTSAMVTIKTGLPFFANLAVTGVVTAIVAAMIGFPILRLTGDYLAICTLGFAEIVKVFFLNFEPTNKALGLTVPQAKTSIPMPIYVWVVAILAIILVTFVQNSRFGRALKAIREDEIAADAMGINTARYKIQAFALGSFLAGIGGGLYAHFLSYINPSDFGFLKSVDILAMVVLGGLGSVPGAVIGSSVLASAPEFLRFMSQYRMLVYGALLVFLMVFRPNGLLGGVNVTELLLRAVGRKPAGK; the protein is encoded by the coding sequence ATGGCAGACTTCCTGAACAGCTTGGTCGGCTCGATCGACCCGTACATGTTGCAGATCCTCGTCAACGTCGGCATCGCTATCGTGCTGGCGCTGGGGCTTAACGTCATCACCGGCCTGACCGGTCAGCTCTCCCTGGGGCACGCCGCGTTCATGAGCATCGGCGCCTTCACCAGCGCCATGGTGACCATCAAGACTGGTCTTCCCTTCTTCGCCAACCTCGCCGTGACCGGCGTGGTCACCGCCATCGTGGCGGCCATGATCGGTTTCCCGATCCTGAGGCTCACCGGTGACTACCTGGCCATCTGCACCCTGGGTTTCGCCGAGATCGTCAAAGTATTCTTCCTGAACTTCGAGCCGACCAACAAGGCACTCGGCCTCACCGTCCCGCAGGCCAAGACCTCCATCCCCATGCCGATCTACGTGTGGGTGGTCGCCATCCTGGCCATCATCCTGGTCACCTTCGTGCAGAACTCCCGCTTCGGGCGCGCGCTCAAGGCGATCCGCGAGGACGAGATTGCGGCCGACGCCATGGGCATCAACACCGCGCGCTACAAGATCCAGGCCTTTGCTCTGGGCTCCTTCCTGGCCGGCATCGGCGGCGGCCTCTATGCCCACTTCCTGAGCTACATCAACCCCTCCGACTTCGGCTTCCTGAAATCGGTCGACATCCTGGCCATGGTCGTTCTGGGCGGCCTGGGCAGCGTCCCCGGCGCCGTGATCGGTTCCTCGGTGCTCGCCTCTGCTCCGGAGTTCCTGCGCTTCATGTCCCAGTACCGCATGCTGGTGTACGGCGCGCTGCTGGTGTTCCTGATGGTGTTCCGCCCCAACGGGCTCCTGGGTGGCGTCAACGTCACCGAACTGCTGCTGCGCGCGGTGGGCAGGAAGCCGGCAGGCAAGTAA
- a CDS encoding sigma-54 interaction domain-containing protein, translating into MTEAVNGSIAALDLEEMARQMRAFQDLTRELDAIIDSSSDGLWICDADAVVIRINPASERINNITAAEVVGKNMHELLDQGFIDRSAALEALTTGKVVSQLQNRQGRKLISTGTPVLDANGKVIRVVVSERDVTEIDNLQRELEEQEALRDQFRSHMLEMQQADLASRSVIARSPLMVNALKQALKVSAVNSTVLILGESGVGKGLIAELIHKNSSRADKPLIEINCGAIPESLIESELFGYEKGAFTGAQVSGKPGYLELADGGILFLDEIAELPQAAQVKLLRFLENGRVVRLGGTKARTLDVRILAATHRNLDQMVKDGTFRLDLYYRLNVIPIHVPALRERRDCILPLVRHYVDLFGARDSIRKRLTRAASDALLAYDYPGNVRQLMNICERLVVMTETDLIDVKDLPAEIASGTVSSAGVGGVWHDEVTLQETLDKVEKAILEKALATHGNQVRMAEALGVNQSTIARKLKKHGIA; encoded by the coding sequence ATGACTGAAGCTGTAAATGGATCTATCGCAGCTCTCGACCTGGAGGAGATGGCGCGGCAGATGCGCGCGTTCCAGGATCTGACACGGGAGCTCGATGCCATCATCGACTCGTCCTCTGACGGGCTCTGGATCTGCGACGCGGATGCCGTGGTCATCCGCATCAACCCTGCGTCGGAGCGGATCAACAACATCACCGCCGCCGAGGTTGTCGGCAAAAACATGCACGAGCTGCTGGATCAGGGGTTCATCGACCGATCGGCGGCGCTGGAAGCTCTCACTACCGGCAAGGTTGTGAGCCAGTTGCAGAACCGGCAGGGGCGCAAACTCATTTCCACCGGTACGCCGGTTCTCGATGCCAACGGCAAGGTGATCCGGGTCGTGGTCAGCGAGCGGGACGTTACAGAAATCGACAACTTGCAGCGCGAGCTGGAGGAGCAGGAGGCGCTTCGGGACCAGTTCCGCAGCCACATGCTGGAGATGCAGCAGGCGGATCTCGCTTCGCGCAGCGTCATCGCCCGCAGCCCGCTCATGGTCAACGCGCTGAAGCAGGCGCTCAAGGTGAGCGCGGTCAACTCGACGGTATTGATCCTCGGTGAATCGGGTGTCGGCAAGGGGCTCATCGCGGAACTCATCCACAAGAACTCCAGCCGGGCCGATAAGCCGCTCATCGAGATCAATTGCGGAGCCATTCCGGAATCCCTCATTGAATCCGAGCTCTTCGGCTACGAGAAGGGCGCTTTCACCGGCGCGCAGGTAAGCGGCAAGCCGGGGTATCTCGAACTCGCCGACGGCGGCATTCTGTTTTTGGACGAGATCGCGGAGCTGCCGCAGGCGGCCCAGGTGAAGCTGCTCCGGTTCCTGGAGAACGGCCGCGTGGTGCGGCTTGGGGGGACCAAGGCGCGCACGCTCGATGTCAGGATCCTGGCGGCAACCCATCGGAATCTTGACCAGATGGTCAAAGACGGCACCTTCCGACTCGACCTGTACTACCGCCTGAACGTAATTCCGATCCACGTGCCGGCGCTCAGGGAGCGGCGCGACTGCATCCTGCCGCTGGTCCGTCATTACGTCGACCTGTTCGGGGCACGCGACTCCATCCGCAAGCGCCTGACACGAGCAGCCTCCGATGCCCTGCTCGCGTACGATTATCCAGGTAATGTCAGGCAGTTGATGAACATCTGCGAGAGGCTGGTGGTCATGACGGAAACCGACCTCATCGATGTCAAGGATCTGCCTGCGGAGATCGCTTCCGGCACGGTATCCTCGGCGGGGGTAGGGGGCGTATGGCACGACGAGGTGACGCTTCAGGAGACGCTGGACAAGGTGGAAAAGGCCATCCTGGAAAAGGCGCTGGCAACGCACGGCAACCAGGTGCGCATGGCCGAGGCGTTGGGGGTGAACCAGTCGACCATTGCCAGGAAGTTGAAGAAACACGGCATTGCGTAG
- a CDS encoding branched-chain amino acid ABC transporter permease yields MFLQQLVNGVALGSVYALIALGYTMVYGIITLINFAHGEIFMAGAFIGLLLVSAFKVNVFVAMAGAMVFCMLMGVIIELIAYRPLRKSSRLSALISAIGVSIFLSSLALMVFGADAKGFPDGAFPVRQIKVGTADISTLQILIIGVSAVLMMALEFIVQKTKIGKAMRATSEDYNTSALMGINVNRVISFTFALGSALAAAGGVLVGVLFNAVSFNMGLMAGLKAFAAAVLGGIGSIPGAMLGGLLLGVSEVFGVAIGYSSYRDAIAFTILVLVLLVKPTGLLGQKITKKV; encoded by the coding sequence ATGTTCTTACAACAGCTAGTAAACGGCGTGGCACTGGGGAGCGTCTACGCGCTCATCGCCCTCGGCTACACCATGGTCTACGGGATCATCACCCTGATCAACTTCGCCCACGGCGAGATCTTCATGGCGGGCGCCTTCATCGGCCTGCTGCTGGTCTCCGCCTTCAAGGTGAACGTGTTCGTCGCCATGGCAGGCGCCATGGTCTTCTGCATGCTCATGGGCGTGATCATCGAACTGATCGCCTACCGTCCGCTGAGGAAGTCCTCACGCCTTTCCGCGCTCATCTCCGCGATCGGCGTTTCCATCTTCCTCTCCTCGCTGGCGCTCATGGTATTCGGCGCCGACGCCAAGGGTTTCCCCGACGGGGCTTTCCCGGTGCGGCAGATCAAAGTGGGGACCGCTGACATCTCCACCCTGCAGATCCTCATCATCGGCGTCTCCGCAGTCCTCATGATGGCCCTCGAGTTCATCGTCCAGAAGACCAAGATCGGCAAGGCGATGCGCGCCACCTCCGAGGACTACAACACCTCGGCCCTCATGGGAATCAACGTGAACCGCGTCATCTCCTTCACCTTCGCCCTCGGCTCCGCGCTTGCTGCGGCCGGCGGGGTACTGGTCGGCGTTCTCTTCAACGCGGTCTCCTTCAACATGGGCCTCATGGCCGGCCTGAAGGCCTTCGCCGCGGCGGTCCTGGGCGGGATCGGGTCCATCCCCGGCGCCATGCTGGGCGGCCTGCTCCTGGGCGTCTCCGAAGTGTTCGGCGTTGCCATCGGCTACTCGTCCTACCGTGACGCCATCGCCTTCACCATCCTGGTGCTGGTGCTCCTCGTCAAACCGACCGGTCTCCTCGGCCAAAAAATTACAAAGAAGGTATAG
- the rarD gene encoding EamA family transporter RarD, translating to MSNLTEHTELTAAQKSRQGVIYGLAAYLCWGFFPVYFKSVKVVPPLEMVSHRIVWSLAFLVLLISWKGAWPATIEVLKRPKSLAVLFVTTILIATNWLVFIYAISVGEVLQSSLGYFINPLVNVLLGFIFLRERLERPQWISLVLAFTGVLYLAIQYGSVPWISLLLALSFGLYGLIRKVLHVEPLVGLTVETLLLMPFALFYLVQLNQKGTGIFLTHGVALDMLIPMSGVVTAIPLLLFAAAGKKLRLATIGFLQYITPTMHFLLAITLFGETFTHTHLISFLFIWAGLVLYSIHAYRTVRG from the coding sequence ATGAGCAACCTTACTGAACATACCGAGCTCACCGCTGCGCAAAAAAGCCGCCAGGGCGTCATCTACGGCCTGGCGGCTTACCTTTGCTGGGGATTCTTCCCGGTCTACTTCAAGAGCGTCAAGGTTGTCCCGCCGCTGGAGATGGTCTCGCACCGGATCGTCTGGTCGCTCGCGTTCTTAGTGCTGCTTATATCGTGGAAAGGTGCGTGGCCGGCCACCATTGAAGTGCTCAAACGCCCGAAGTCCCTCGCCGTCCTATTTGTCACCACCATCCTCATCGCCACCAACTGGCTGGTTTTCATCTACGCCATCAGTGTCGGTGAGGTGTTGCAGTCGAGTCTCGGCTACTTCATCAACCCGCTGGTCAACGTGCTGCTCGGGTTCATATTCCTGCGCGAGCGACTGGAACGCCCGCAGTGGATCAGCCTCGTGCTTGCCTTCACTGGCGTCCTTTATCTCGCCATCCAATACGGCAGCGTGCCCTGGATCTCGCTGCTTCTGGCGCTCTCCTTCGGGCTCTACGGCTTGATCCGCAAGGTGCTGCACGTGGAGCCGCTGGTCGGCCTCACCGTCGAAACCCTGCTCCTCATGCCGTTTGCCCTCTTTTACCTGGTGCAGTTGAACCAGAAGGGGACCGGTATCTTCCTCACCCACGGTGTTGCATTGGACATGCTGATCCCGATGTCCGGTGTGGTAACCGCCATCCCCTTGCTGCTGTTTGCCGCAGCCGGGAAGAAGCTGCGGCTCGCCACCATCGGCTTTTTGCAGTACATCACCCCCACCATGCACTTCCTGCTCGCCATAACGCTTTTCGGCGAGACCTTCACCCACACCCACCTGATCAGTTTCCTGTTCATCTGGGCCGGCCTGGTTCTCTACTCCATCCACGCCTATCGCACTGTCAGGGGCTGA
- a CDS encoding ABC transporter ATP-binding protein, with product MSILKLDNVTIRFGGLVAVDKVNLEVEKGSIMALIGPNGAGKSTMFNLITGIYTPTEGQISFMGESISGKPAFKIAGSGIGRTFQNIRLFTQLTVLENVLIGAHTQGSFDLTGAALKFLPWVRKEENELKELAMSCLKQVDLTHKAYELAGNLPYGEQRRLEIARALAIKPQIILLDEPAAGMNPQEKQVLAEMVKAISATGVTVFLVEHDMKFVMGISHRIAVLDYGVKIAEGTPEEIRKNPKVIEAYLGKGAADA from the coding sequence ATGTCCATTCTGAAACTCGATAACGTCACCATCCGCTTCGGCGGCCTGGTCGCCGTAGACAAGGTAAACCTCGAGGTCGAGAAGGGGAGCATCATGGCCCTGATCGGGCCCAACGGTGCCGGCAAGAGCACCATGTTCAACCTGATCACCGGCATCTACACCCCGACCGAGGGGCAGATCTCCTTCATGGGAGAGAGCATCTCCGGGAAGCCCGCCTTCAAGATCGCCGGTTCCGGCATCGGCAGGACCTTCCAGAACATCAGGCTCTTCACCCAGTTGACCGTGCTGGAGAACGTCCTGATCGGCGCGCACACCCAGGGCTCCTTCGACCTGACCGGTGCCGCCCTGAAGTTCCTCCCGTGGGTCCGCAAAGAGGAGAACGAGCTCAAGGAACTGGCCATGTCCTGCCTGAAGCAGGTGGACCTGACCCACAAGGCCTACGAACTGGCGGGGAACCTTCCCTACGGTGAGCAGCGCCGCCTCGAGATCGCCCGCGCCCTGGCCATCAAACCGCAGATCATCCTCCTTGACGAGCCGGCCGCCGGCATGAACCCGCAGGAGAAGCAGGTTCTGGCCGAGATGGTGAAGGCGATCAGCGCCACCGGCGTCACGGTGTTCCTGGTCGAGCACGACATGAAGTTCGTCATGGGAATCTCGCACCGCATCGCCGTCCTCGACTACGGGGTCAAGATCGCCGAAGGCACGCCCGAGGAGATCAGGAAGAACCCGAAGGTCATCGAGGCGTACCTCGGCAAAGGAGCAGCGGATGCTTAA
- a CDS encoding DMT family transporter — translation MSDTTSKPWINPYLAILVGVFAVSFSSILVRVCTAPPLVIAAYRLIFTFCFLAPFTLWGGAPALRGMTARQVWLSAASGVFLALHFVTWFISLKYTSIASSVVLVTTQPLFVVLGSWIFFKERVPRKALYGCFLAFVGSVVIGATDFQVGEKAFIGDLLALFAAVMVSGYLLIGRRLRHGLPLTGYTFVTYGASAITLSAAAAAGGVPFYPYSGQDWLIFVALALVCTILGHTVFNWVLRYVQASVVSVSILGEPLGAILWAAVFLGENPTVRQTIGGSIIFAGLYLFTRVTAKTDKPLATENI, via the coding sequence GTGTCTGACACCACAAGCAAACCTTGGATCAACCCCTACCTGGCCATCCTGGTAGGGGTTTTTGCTGTCTCCTTCTCCTCCATCCTGGTGAGGGTCTGCACGGCTCCCCCCCTGGTGATAGCGGCCTACCGGCTCATCTTCACCTTCTGCTTCCTCGCGCCTTTCACCCTTTGGGGCGGCGCGCCCGCTTTGCGCGGCATGACCGCGCGCCAGGTCTGGCTCTCTGCCGCCAGCGGTGTCTTTCTCGCTCTGCACTTCGTCACCTGGTTCATTTCGCTCAAGTACACCTCCATCGCCAGTTCGGTGGTCTTGGTCACCACCCAGCCGCTCTTCGTCGTGCTCGGTTCCTGGATTTTCTTCAAGGAGCGGGTGCCGCGCAAGGCGCTCTACGGCTGTTTCCTTGCCTTCGTGGGGAGCGTCGTGATCGGCGCCACCGACTTTCAGGTCGGGGAGAAGGCTTTCATCGGCGACCTGCTCGCGCTCTTCGCGGCCGTGATGGTCTCCGGCTACCTGCTGATCGGCAGGAGGCTGCGCCACGGTCTGCCGCTTACCGGCTACACCTTCGTGACCTACGGCGCCAGCGCGATTACTCTGAGCGCAGCCGCTGCCGCAGGTGGCGTGCCATTCTACCCGTACTCCGGGCAGGACTGGCTTATATTCGTCGCGCTGGCGCTCGTTTGCACCATCCTCGGACACACCGTCTTCAACTGGGTGCTGCGCTATGTGCAGGCGTCCGTCGTGTCGGTGAGCATTCTGGGCGAGCCGTTGGGGGCGATTCTGTGGGCCGCCGTGTTCCTGGGCGAGAACCCGACTGTGCGGCAGACGATAGGCGGGTCCATCATCTTCGCCGGGCTGTATCTCTTCACCAGGGTAACTGCTAAAACCGATAAACCATTAGCCACGGAGAACATCTGA